A window of the Cellvibrio sp. pealriver genome harbors these coding sequences:
- a CDS encoding MJ1255/VC2487 family glycosyltransferase yields the protein MKILYGVQGTGNGHTTRARIMAKAFAAVGAQVDWVFSGRERDKFFDMEVFGDFQSYRGMTFATQNGKIQFFKTMMTSNIAQLYQDVKKVNVEGYDFIINDFEPVSAWAAKRAGKKVIGISHQNAFFYNIPKVGNNLIVDWFMHNFAPVTLPVGLHWHHFNQPILPPLVEASHYPNVSTPKHYLVYLPFAGLDDIMPQLREFPEYDFFVYQPVDAAYDDGHIHVRPFSREGFQLDLHRCEGVICSAGFELPSEAIHLGKKLLVQPVAGQVEQKSNAIALEQLGYGKATKRFDVATLREWLPQKPPAQPRNYPDVAKALVNWLMQGGSEDISGLQQQLWQEILAQPTADSRLVEST from the coding sequence ATGAAAATATTGTATGGGGTTCAGGGGACTGGTAACGGCCACACGACTCGCGCCCGTATTATGGCGAAAGCATTTGCAGCCGTTGGTGCCCAAGTTGACTGGGTTTTTTCAGGGCGGGAGCGCGATAAATTTTTTGATATGGAAGTCTTTGGTGATTTTCAGTCTTATCGCGGTATGACCTTTGCCACCCAAAACGGCAAAATACAATTTTTCAAAACCATGATGACATCCAATATTGCGCAGCTTTATCAGGATGTTAAAAAAGTGAATGTCGAAGGCTATGATTTCATTATCAATGATTTTGAACCTGTATCTGCCTGGGCCGCCAAACGCGCAGGCAAAAAAGTCATCGGTATCTCTCACCAAAATGCCTTTTTTTACAATATCCCCAAGGTAGGTAACAATCTCATTGTAGATTGGTTTATGCATAACTTTGCGCCCGTGACACTACCTGTGGGTTTGCACTGGCATCATTTCAACCAACCGATATTACCGCCTTTGGTAGAAGCATCTCACTACCCTAATGTGTCCACTCCCAAGCATTATCTGGTCTACCTTCCGTTTGCCGGGCTCGATGACATAATGCCGCAATTGCGCGAATTTCCGGAATACGATTTTTTTGTTTATCAGCCTGTTGATGCCGCTTACGATGACGGACATATTCATGTACGCCCGTTTTCGCGCGAGGGTTTCCAGCTGGACTTGCACCGCTGCGAAGGTGTTATTTGCAGTGCGGGATTCGAATTACCCAGTGAAGCGATTCATCTGGGGAAAAAATTATTGGTGCAACCCGTGGCCGGACAAGTTGAACAAAAGTCCAATGCCATCGCACTTGAACAATTAGGTTATGGCAAAGCAACAAAACGTTTTGATGTTGCAACACTGCGTGAGTGGCTACCGCAAAAACCACCAGCACAGCCGCGCAACTATCCAGATGTTGCCAAGGCATTAGTGAATTGGTTGATGCAAGGTGGCAGTGAAGATATCAGCGGATTGCAGCAACAATTATGGCAGGAAATACTCGCGCAACCGACAGCAGATTCGCGTTTGGTTGAAAGTACTTAG
- the arfB gene encoding alternative ribosome rescue aminoacyl-tRNA hydrolase ArfB, with protein MLRVNASIVIPLNEIECTAMRAQGAGGQNVNKVSSAIHLRFDIPRSSLSEFCKARLLALGDKRITNDGVLVIKAQRFRTQEQNREDALARLQEIILEAVKVEKLRRATKPTFSSKQRRMDAKTQRSTIKSNRQKISFD; from the coding sequence ATGTTGCGCGTGAACGCCTCTATTGTTATTCCCCTGAACGAAATTGAATGCACGGCCATGCGCGCACAAGGCGCGGGCGGGCAAAATGTCAACAAGGTGTCGAGTGCGATACATTTGCGGTTTGATATTCCTCGCTCATCACTCAGTGAATTCTGTAAAGCGCGCTTGTTGGCGTTAGGCGATAAGCGCATCACCAATGATGGTGTGCTCGTTATTAAAGCGCAGCGTTTCCGGACCCAGGAACAAAACCGTGAAGACGCGTTGGCGCGCTTACAGGAAATTATTCTTGAGGCAGTAAAAGTTGAAAAACTGCGCCGTGCGACCAAGCCGACATTTTCATCAAAGCAGCGTCGGATGGATGCAAAAACCCAGCGCAGCACCATCAAATCCAATCGGCAAAAAATTTCGTTCGATTAA
- a CDS encoding diacylglycerol kinase, whose product MGKPGKTGVARIIDAFGYSMKGFAAVWKYEAAFRQEAVLAIILIPAAFWLAQTHIELILLISSVVWVLMAELANSSVEAVVDRTGSERHELSGRAKDIGSALVFISLMLLAIVWGIIAYNRFA is encoded by the coding sequence ATGGGTAAGCCAGGCAAAACCGGTGTGGCGCGCATCATCGATGCTTTTGGTTATTCGATGAAAGGCTTTGCCGCGGTATGGAAATATGAAGCTGCTTTTCGTCAGGAAGCGGTGCTGGCAATTATTTTGATTCCGGCTGCATTCTGGCTGGCGCAGACCCATATTGAACTCATACTATTAATTAGCAGCGTGGTTTGGGTGTTAATGGCAGAGTTGGCTAACTCGTCTGTAGAGGCGGTGGTAGATCGCACGGGATCAGAGCGCCATGAATTATCCGGGCGCGCCAAAGATATTGGTTCAGCACTGGTGTTTATCAGTTTGATGCTGTTGGCGATTGTGTGGGGAATCATCGCGTACAACCGTTTTGCTTGA
- the nadB gene encoding L-aspartate oxidase produces the protein MKKHYQYDVLVIGSGAAGLTLALSLAQQAKVAVLSKNEINLGSTWFAQGGIAAVLDDQDSIDAHVADTLVAGAGLCHEDAVRFTVERSKDAIQWLINQGVNFTKEHNNGDYHLTKEGGHSHRRIIHSADATGQAVHSTLIERVQNQANIDIFEHHVAINLISQADANSRKLRCSGAYVLDNKNDAVHVFQAKVVVLATGGASKVYLYSSNPDSASGDGIAMAWRAGCRVANMEFNQFHPTCLYHPRAKNFLITEALRGEGAYLRLPSGERFMPRFDEREELAPRDIVARAIDHEIKRLGCDCVYLDISHKSEEFISEHFPTVKARCLEFGIDITKEAIPVVPAAHYTCGGIVVDNNGQTDLQHLYAIGETSFTGLHGANRMASNSLLECIVYAQSAAQHILAKLGDIQPPDLSPQWDASRVRDSDEDVVISHNWDELRRFMWDYVGIVRTHKRLERATHRIKLLQKEIAEYYSNYNVSSDLIELRNLATVAELIIRSANERKESRGLHFSLDYPDKSPIARDTILVPTNFAGQDVIVSKDY, from the coding sequence ATGAAAAAACACTATCAATACGATGTTTTGGTCATCGGTTCAGGTGCCGCAGGCCTTACCTTGGCACTCAGTCTGGCACAACAGGCCAAAGTTGCCGTCTTAAGTAAAAACGAAATTAATTTGGGGTCAACCTGGTTTGCACAGGGGGGGATTGCCGCTGTACTCGATGATCAGGACTCTATCGATGCGCACGTCGCCGACACACTGGTTGCTGGCGCAGGCTTATGTCATGAAGATGCCGTACGTTTTACCGTCGAGCGCAGCAAAGATGCGATCCAATGGCTGATTAACCAAGGCGTCAACTTCACCAAAGAACACAATAATGGTGATTACCATCTCACCAAAGAAGGCGGCCACAGCCATAGACGCATCATCCATAGCGCCGATGCAACCGGCCAAGCCGTGCATTCCACGTTGATTGAGCGCGTCCAAAATCAAGCCAATATCGATATTTTTGAGCATCATGTGGCGATCAACCTGATCTCCCAGGCCGATGCCAACTCGCGCAAACTGCGCTGTAGCGGCGCTTATGTGCTCGACAACAAAAATGACGCGGTTCATGTGTTCCAAGCCAAAGTGGTGGTATTGGCAACAGGCGGCGCAAGCAAGGTTTACCTCTACAGCAGCAACCCCGACAGCGCTAGTGGAGATGGCATCGCTATGGCGTGGCGCGCAGGTTGCCGTGTCGCCAACATGGAGTTCAATCAATTCCACCCGACCTGTCTGTATCACCCACGCGCGAAAAACTTTCTGATTACCGAAGCCTTGCGTGGCGAAGGTGCTTACCTGCGCCTGCCCAGCGGCGAACGTTTTATGCCGCGTTTTGATGAACGCGAAGAACTGGCTCCGCGCGATATAGTTGCACGCGCGATTGACCATGAGATCAAACGCTTGGGTTGCGATTGTGTTTATCTGGATATCAGCCATAAATCCGAAGAATTTATCAGCGAGCACTTCCCCACCGTGAAAGCCCGTTGCCTTGAGTTCGGCATTGATATCACCAAAGAGGCCATTCCTGTAGTTCCAGCCGCACACTACACCTGCGGCGGGATTGTGGTGGATAACAATGGCCAAACCGATTTACAGCATTTGTATGCGATTGGTGAAACCTCGTTCACCGGATTGCATGGTGCCAACCGTATGGCGAGTAATTCCCTGCTGGAATGCATTGTGTACGCGCAGTCAGCAGCGCAGCACATCCTTGCCAAGCTTGGTGATATCCAACCACCCGATTTATCGCCCCAATGGGATGCCTCACGAGTCAGGGATTCCGATGAAGATGTTGTGATCTCACACAACTGGGATGAGTTGCGTCGCTTCATGTGGGACTACGTGGGGATTGTGCGCACCCACAAGCGGCTGGAGCGCGCGACGCATCGCATCAAACTGTTACAAAAAGAAATTGCCGAGTATTACAGCAATTACAATGTCAGCAGCGACTTGATCGAACTGCGCAACCTCGCAACGGTGGCAGAGTTGATTATCCGTTCAGCCAACGAGCGTAAAGAAAGCCGCGGTTTGCATTTCTCACTGGATTATCCCGATAAATCACCTATTGCACGCGACACTATTCTGGTGCCAACCAATTTTGCCGGGCAAGACGTGATTGTTAGTAAGGACTATTAA
- a CDS encoding MucB/RseB C-terminal domain-containing protein yields MFTIARFPLSFCAGLRVSCCVSLLLPVFFASSAWAQTGVVTPSDTHSSAQHEQQSSENSQSSAVAELLQKMASVPHTLNYKGSFTYQHKDNPALQSYRILHWVENGVEHERLQQLNGTEREFLRSGKAIGCETLGDQLLQGKVSQLGANIARLDQLYRFEIRGPERVAGRDATALLALPVDGFRHSLLLTIDNETGLVLKSWLVDESARALERYQFIDLELNPDITSLQQQPAAQTQRSTISQLSECNPAQLKQPEHWLIDWVPSGFAFVGQRKVRNQIEMLMYTDGLTTFSVFIEPTDAAIPEGVAQRGATLAVMDSLSIQGKNYRITVVGEIPVVTAQKIAQNIKGR; encoded by the coding sequence ATGTTTACCATCGCCCGTTTCCCTTTATCTTTTTGTGCCGGTTTACGTGTTTCCTGCTGTGTTTCGCTGCTGCTTCCTGTGTTTTTTGCCTCCAGTGCCTGGGCGCAAACAGGTGTTGTAACTCCCTCCGATACTCATTCTTCCGCACAGCATGAACAGCAGTCATCGGAAAATTCTCAATCGTCTGCGGTTGCCGAGCTTTTGCAGAAAATGGCCAGTGTTCCCCATACGCTGAACTACAAAGGCTCATTTACGTATCAACACAAAGACAATCCTGCACTGCAGAGTTATCGGATCCTCCACTGGGTTGAAAACGGGGTAGAGCACGAACGCTTGCAGCAGCTCAATGGTACGGAACGCGAATTTTTACGCTCTGGCAAAGCCATAGGTTGCGAGACGCTGGGCGATCAATTACTGCAAGGTAAGGTCAGCCAGTTAGGGGCGAACATTGCGCGCCTCGACCAGCTTTACCGTTTTGAAATCCGTGGCCCTGAACGCGTTGCCGGGCGTGATGCAACCGCGTTGCTGGCATTACCGGTAGATGGTTTTCGTCATAGCCTGTTGTTAACGATTGATAACGAGACAGGTTTGGTGCTGAAGTCATGGCTGGTAGATGAATCAGCTCGCGCGCTTGAGCGCTATCAATTTATCGATCTGGAACTGAATCCCGATATCACTTCGCTGCAGCAGCAACCGGCTGCGCAAACCCAGCGCTCAACTATTTCCCAGTTATCGGAATGTAATCCTGCCCAACTAAAACAGCCTGAGCATTGGCTCATTGATTGGGTTCCATCAGGTTTTGCCTTCGTTGGGCAACGTAAGGTGCGCAATCAAATTGAGATGTTGATGTATACCGACGGTTTGACGACATTTTCGGTATTTATTGAGCCTACGGATGCTGCTATTCCCGAAGGTGTGGCGCAGCGCGGCGCAACTTTGGCAGTTATGGATTCGTTGAGTATCCAAGGAAAAAATTACCGCATCACTGTGGTGGGGGAAATACCTGTCGTCACCGCCCAAAAAATTGCGCAAAATATAAAGGGGCGTTAA
- a CDS encoding SoxR reducing system RseC family protein, giving the protein MILETGRIMAIEPHGVWVETIQKSACGSCKAEKGCGQSLINKWDGHTAYLWVLLEGRNPADYQLGDEIQIGIPEEVVAKGAMLAYMLPLLTLVIATALAHYQFAHEGITTLSGLAGLVIGGLIVRWYSQRTRLDNELQPVLVDDREPLHIYQAVEQH; this is encoded by the coding sequence ATGATCCTCGAAACTGGCCGTATTATGGCGATTGAACCGCACGGTGTTTGGGTGGAAACCATCCAAAAATCCGCTTGTGGTTCATGCAAGGCAGAAAAGGGTTGTGGCCAATCGCTGATAAACAAGTGGGATGGCCACACGGCGTATCTTTGGGTGTTACTGGAAGGGCGCAATCCGGCAGATTACCAGCTGGGCGATGAAATCCAGATCGGTATTCCGGAAGAGGTTGTCGCTAAAGGTGCGATGCTTGCGTATATGTTGCCGTTACTGACATTGGTGATTGCAACGGCGCTTGCCCATTACCAATTTGCCCATGAAGGTATTACCACGCTGAGTGGTTTGGCTGGATTGGTGATCGGTGGTCTTATTGTGCGTTGGTATTCCCAGCGTACGCGTCTGGATAATGAACTCCAACCAGTGTTGGTTGATGACCGCGAGCCCCTGCATATTTATCAGGCCGTTGAGCAGCATTGA
- a CDS encoding BolA family transcriptional regulator — MNPVETRILDKLRVGFQPAHLEVINESYMHSVPPGSETHFKVVLVSPDFTGKRQVQRHQSIYACLADELKTGVHALALHTFSPEEWQSNGQFPASPQCLGGSKHDQ; from the coding sequence ATGAATCCTGTTGAAACGCGTATTCTCGATAAACTCCGTGTGGGCTTTCAGCCTGCACATCTCGAAGTCATCAATGAGAGCTATATGCATTCGGTGCCTCCCGGTTCCGAAACGCATTTCAAGGTTGTTCTTGTATCACCTGATTTTACCGGTAAGCGCCAGGTGCAGCGCCATCAGTCTATTTATGCCTGCCTGGCTGATGAGCTGAAAACCGGTGTTCATGCTTTGGCATTACACACCTTCAGCCCGGAAGAATGGCAATCCAATGGTCAGTTTCCTGCATCACCCCAGTGTCTTGGCGGGAGTAAACACGATCAGTAA
- a CDS encoding phosphatase PAP2 family protein produces the protein MNTFLQRVHHLDTLAFLWVHVTKGFQCRRSIRLISHTGDGPVYFIIALALLMFEPYMGATFFWAGIIAYTFDVSLYLLLKNLIKRDRPAVKISSYQAWITPSDQFSFPSGHTAAAFLFACLVLNFYPVFAIPCFIWASAIGISRVLLGVHYPTDLVAGALLGSACAFWGIYLHSLMVALH, from the coding sequence ATGAATACTTTTTTACAGCGCGTCCACCATTTGGATACATTGGCATTCTTGTGGGTACATGTGACTAAAGGGTTTCAATGTCGTCGCTCTATCAGGCTGATTTCACACACAGGCGATGGCCCGGTTTATTTTATTATTGCGCTCGCATTACTGATGTTTGAGCCCTACATGGGCGCAACATTTTTTTGGGCCGGGATTATTGCGTACACGTTTGATGTGAGCTTGTATTTACTCCTGAAGAATCTCATCAAACGCGATCGTCCTGCAGTAAAAATTTCCAGCTATCAAGCGTGGATTACACCTTCTGACCAATTCAGTTTCCCTTCCGGGCATACCGCTGCTGCGTTTTTATTTGCTTGTCTGGTTCTGAATTTTTATCCCGTTTTTGCCATACCTTGTTTCATTTGGGCCAGCGCAATTGGTATTAGCCGTGTGCTGTTAGGCGTGCACTACCCGACTGATCTTGTTGCAGGCGCATTACTAGGTAGCGCTTGCGCTTTCTGGGGAATTTACTTGCATTCATTGATGGTAGCACTGCACTGA
- the galK gene encoding galactokinase, whose translation MTTLSNARVSELFEQYFDVAPSGCVKAPGRVNLIGEHTDYNGGFVLPAAINYHTYIAFAPRAERQLRVVAHNINQQIAFVDLDAQQAHDQDAPWNNYIRGVVQELRKAGFQLAGGDLYIAGDLQSGAGLSSSASLEMALIRALTSLSGESVEPTQAALIGQAAENHFVGCNCGIMDQLISARGQANAALLIDCQDLGVRTVPVPADWEILIVHSGVKRGLVDSEYNQRRLQCEQVARFFNQSSLRGVSLDQLLAAEQQLDELSFRRARHVLTENQRTLAAADALAAGDLTGLVKVMAESHASMRDDFNITTPAIDALVEILQKAGDGKAGARMTGGGFGGCVVAVAPAAVIAQLMVAVEAQYQQQTGCVPTLIRAIASPGAFS comes from the coding sequence ATGACGACTCTATCCAATGCTCGTGTGAGCGAATTATTTGAACAGTATTTTGATGTCGCACCCAGTGGGTGCGTAAAGGCTCCCGGCCGTGTAAACCTGATTGGAGAACATACTGACTACAACGGTGGTTTTGTACTACCTGCGGCTATTAACTACCACACTTACATTGCGTTTGCGCCGCGCGCTGAGCGCCAGTTACGTGTAGTGGCACATAACATTAATCAACAAATTGCTTTTGTTGATTTGGATGCACAGCAGGCGCATGACCAGGATGCGCCCTGGAATAATTATATCCGCGGTGTTGTGCAGGAGCTGCGCAAAGCGGGTTTCCAACTTGCTGGTGGAGATCTTTATATTGCCGGTGATCTGCAATCGGGTGCAGGTCTGAGTAGTTCCGCATCACTGGAAATGGCTCTGATCCGCGCGCTGACCAGCTTGAGCGGTGAATCAGTAGAGCCTACGCAAGCGGCATTGATAGGCCAGGCAGCCGAGAATCATTTTGTCGGTTGTAACTGCGGCATTATGGATCAACTGATTTCAGCGCGAGGCCAAGCTAATGCGGCCCTGCTAATCGACTGTCAGGATCTTGGGGTTCGCACAGTTCCTGTACCTGCCGATTGGGAAATCCTGATTGTCCACAGTGGTGTCAAACGCGGCCTTGTGGATAGTGAGTACAACCAGCGTCGTCTGCAGTGTGAGCAGGTTGCCCGATTTTTTAACCAATCTTCCCTGCGTGGTGTGAGTTTGGATCAGCTTCTGGCTGCAGAGCAGCAATTGGATGAACTCAGCTTCCGCCGTGCGCGCCATGTACTGACTGAAAACCAGCGCACATTGGCTGCTGCAGATGCATTGGCAGCGGGTGACTTGACTGGCTTGGTAAAGGTAATGGCGGAGTCACATGCATCCATGCGCGACGACTTCAACATCACTACACCGGCGATTGATGCATTAGTGGAAATCCTGCAAAAAGCCGGTGATGGCAAAGCAGGTGCGCGTATGACAGGTGGGGGGTTTGGTGGTTGTGTTGTTGCCGTTGCGCCTGCAGCAGTAATTGCGCAGCTTATGGTGGCGGTAGAGGCGCAATATCAACAGCAGACAGGCTGCGTGCCGACATTAATCCGCGCCATCGCAAGTCCGGGTGCATTCAGTTAG
- a CDS encoding sigma-E factor negative regulatory protein codes for MTEQTQSPMLAESLSALMDNQASELEIQRLLKALETDPEIKSTWSRFQIASAGLKGDLPVMASADFASRISAAIDEEPAYSATAKTTPATNPNITESGNVVALPLRWWQQAGRVAVAASVAGVLIVGVQQYQSVDQQLAQMAANTPAATPAPSVETKGVNLPSGINAPALSARTVAVQSGYESRPQENRRVMYVPRQEAAPVYNEDISTYVNQLIQEHTDNASHNSVQGMLPYTRVILIEE; via the coding sequence ATGACAGAGCAAACCCAATCCCCAATGCTTGCAGAATCCTTATCAGCACTGATGGATAACCAGGCATCCGAACTGGAGATTCAACGGTTGTTGAAGGCATTGGAAACCGACCCCGAGATTAAATCCACCTGGTCGCGTTTCCAGATTGCCAGTGCAGGCCTGAAAGGGGATTTGCCCGTGATGGCATCCGCTGATTTTGCATCGCGGATCAGTGCGGCGATTGATGAAGAACCAGCATATTCTGCTACCGCCAAAACAACTCCTGCTACAAACCCAAACATTACCGAAAGCGGAAATGTTGTTGCCTTGCCTTTGCGCTGGTGGCAACAAGCGGGTCGTGTTGCAGTGGCTGCCTCGGTTGCCGGTGTACTGATTGTAGGTGTCCAGCAGTATCAATCAGTCGATCAACAATTAGCACAAATGGCTGCCAATACTCCAGCAGCAACACCCGCCCCAAGTGTTGAAACCAAAGGCGTGAATTTGCCATCAGGTATTAATGCACCTGCATTATCTGCACGTACCGTTGCAGTTCAAAGTGGCTACGAGTCGCGCCCGCAGGAAAACCGTCGGGTAATGTATGTGCCTCGCCAAGAAGCTGCGCCGGTTTACAACGAAGACATCAGCACCTATGTCAACCAGCTTATTCAGGAACATACCGATAACGCTTCCCACAACAGCGTCCAAGGTATGCTGCCGTATACCCGTGTCATTCTCATAGAAGAATAG
- the rpoE gene encoding RNA polymerase sigma factor RpoE, whose translation MTAQLAPDVDQQLVERVQKGDKRAFDLLVIKYQHKVLAVISRFIRDHAEAQDVAQEAFIKAYRALPNFRGDSAFYTWIYRIAINTAKNHIVARNRRPPTSDVEIEDAEFFDGNDGMHELNTPEHNLLCDELQDTIAQAFQDLPDDLRTAVTLREMDGLSYEEIAEVMECPVGTVRSRIFRAREAIDKRIKPLVEDF comes from the coding sequence ATGACAGCGCAATTGGCGCCTGATGTTGATCAGCAACTGGTCGAGCGAGTTCAAAAAGGCGATAAACGCGCGTTTGATTTGCTAGTAATTAAATACCAGCACAAGGTATTGGCAGTAATCAGTCGTTTTATCCGTGATCATGCCGAGGCGCAAGATGTGGCGCAGGAGGCGTTTATTAAAGCGTATCGCGCGTTGCCCAACTTTCGTGGCGACAGCGCGTTTTATACCTGGATTTATCGCATTGCGATCAACACAGCCAAGAATCACATAGTGGCGCGCAACCGTCGTCCGCCAACCAGTGATGTTGAAATCGAAGATGCCGAGTTTTTTGATGGCAACGATGGCATGCATGAGCTCAATACTCCGGAGCACAATCTTCTTTGCGATGAGCTGCAGGATACGATCGCCCAGGCATTCCAGGATTTGCCGGATGATTTGCGTACAGCAGTCACCCTGCGCGAAATGGATGGCTTGAGCTATGAAGAAATTGCAGAAGTGATGGAATGTCCGGTGGGGACTGTGCGTTCGCGGATTTTCCGGGCGAGAGAGGCAATTGATAAGCGTATCAAACCCTTAGTCGAAGATTTTTAA
- a CDS encoding UDP-glucose--hexose-1-phosphate uridylyltransferase produces MKETFSVNEHPHRRYNPLTGEWLLISPHRTKRPWQGQQELNQWPESAAHDPACYLCAGNARAGGELNPHYKTTFVFTNDFAALMPSVPDAPDTSDPLFRIQAEHGTSRVICFSPDHSKTLPLLSDEEMQAVIHTWINEAADLGKTYPSVQIFENKGAVMGCSNPHPHGQIWAQSQLPSLVAKEDQQQQEYLHEQGVSLLLDYARKESAASERVVVENDDWLVVVPFWAAWPFETLLLPKWPCARITELGDAAQLSLGKILRDLTARYDNLFECSFPYSMGWHGAPFNTGSADTESVAHWQLHAHFYPPLLRSASVRKFMVGYEMLAEPQRDLSPEQAAARLREQSPIHFRLR; encoded by the coding sequence ATGAAAGAGACATTTTCGGTCAATGAGCATCCTCATCGCCGCTATAACCCGCTTACGGGTGAGTGGTTGTTGATCTCGCCCCACAGAACCAAGCGCCCCTGGCAGGGGCAGCAGGAGTTGAACCAATGGCCTGAATCGGCTGCGCATGACCCTGCCTGCTATCTGTGTGCGGGGAATGCGCGCGCAGGCGGGGAGCTGAACCCTCATTACAAAACCACATTCGTATTTACCAATGACTTTGCGGCGCTGATGCCATCGGTGCCCGATGCGCCAGACACATCTGATCCTTTATTCCGGATTCAAGCCGAGCACGGCACCAGCCGCGTTATTTGTTTCTCGCCCGATCACAGCAAAACCTTGCCGCTGTTGAGCGATGAGGAAATGCAGGCAGTAATTCACACCTGGATAAATGAGGCGGCAGACTTGGGGAAAACCTACCCCAGTGTGCAAATTTTTGAGAATAAAGGTGCGGTGATGGGATGTTCCAATCCGCATCCTCATGGGCAGATTTGGGCTCAGTCGCAGCTGCCCAGCCTTGTCGCCAAAGAAGATCAACAGCAACAAGAATATCTGCATGAACAAGGTGTTTCGCTGTTGCTGGATTACGCGCGCAAAGAATCGGCTGCCAGTGAACGGGTAGTCGTGGAAAATGATGATTGGTTGGTGGTGGTGCCTTTTTGGGCGGCCTGGCCATTTGAAACCCTGTTATTGCCCAAGTGGCCTTGCGCGCGTATTACCGAGTTGGGCGATGCAGCACAACTCAGTTTGGGCAAGATTCTGCGCGATTTGACGGCGCGTTATGACAATCTGTTTGAGTGCTCATTCCCCTATTCGATGGGCTGGCACGGCGCGCCTTTTAATACTGGCTCTGCTGATACCGAATCTGTCGCACATTGGCAATTGCATGCGCATTTTTATCCGCCACTGTTGCGCAGCGCGAGTGTGCGTAAATTTATGGTCGGTTACGAGATGTTAGCCGAGCCGCAGCGCGATTTGTCCCCCGAACAAGCTGCTGCACGTTTACGTGAGCAAAGCCCTATCCATTTTCGCTTGAGGTAA